The Haloferax sp. Atlit-12N region GAGCGCGCTGTCGCTTCCGAACCACATCCGCGACCAGGCGTGTTCGCTGTTCGAGTCCGCCCAGAACGAGGACCTCCTGCGCGGTCGCTCGCTCGAAGGGTTCGCCGCGGCCTGCGTCTACGCCGCCTGCCGTGTCGCCGGCGTCTCCCGGAGCGTCGAGGAGGTCTGCGACGTGTCGAAGGCCACGGAATCGGAGCACCAAGCGGCCTACGGCGCGCTCAACCGCGACCTCGGCCTGCCCGTCGCGCCCGCCGACCCGACCGAGTACCTGCCGCGGTTCGCGACCAAACTCGACCTCGACAGCGACACCGAGCGCCGGGCACGCGAGTACGTCGCCGAAGCCCGCGACGAGGGCGTCGTTGGCGGCAAGAACCCCTGCGGCGTCGCCGCGGCGTGTCTCTACACCGCGGCTCGCGACCGCGGCGAGGACTGCACGCAGGCCGAGGCCGCCGACGTGGCCGACGTGACGCCCGTGACGCTCCGCAAGACGTACGTGGCGCTCCGCGAGTGAGCCGACGCCGACAGGCGACGGGACTCGCTAACTGAGACGACGGCGAGGGAAACGCGAGAATCGAACTGCGAACCACACGAACGGACCGAAGACGAGACGACGTTTCTACCGGCCGCTTACGCGAACCGCGTCCGCGAGTTCTCGAATACGACTACTGGGAAGGCTCTCCGGCGACGAGGCGACGACCGGGTCGAACCGCTCGACTGCCTCGGCAAGTCGGGAGTCCGCGGGAATCTCCGTCGCCGGTGCGCCGAGCACGTCGGCGAAGGCGTCGAGCGGCACCTCGTCGACGACGCGGTTGACCGCGACGGCGGCGAGTCCGCACCCGAGTTCGCGCGCGAGTTCCCGCGTCCGAACCGCGTCGGCCAGCGCGTACCCCTTCGGTGACGCGACCACGACGCAGGCGTCGGCGATAGTGAGCGGGACGCCGGCGTCGGCGCGCATCCCCGCGGGACAGTCCACGACCACGTCGCCGTAGGCCGCTTCGACCGCGTGAAGCGCGTCGGCGAGGAGGCGCACGTCGGCCGCCCGTGCACCGGCGAGCGTCCGCCCGCACGGGAGAATCGAGACCGGGCCGCCCGAGCGGACGGCTTCGAGCGGGTCCGCGCGCCCCGCGAGCACGTCGTGGAGGTCGGGACCGGGGGCGTACGGGAGGTTCGCCATCCCGAGGTCGGCATCGACGACGACTGCCCCCAGTTCCGCCGCGAGTTCGAACGACAGCGTCGACTTCCCGACGCCGCCCTTCCCGGAGACGACCGCGAGAATCACGCGAGCCTCCGGAGCGCGTCCACGTCGGGGTCGGCGTCGGCCGCGCGGTCCGCGAGCGCCGTCGCGCGCGCTGCCAGTCGGCGAAGGCGTTCGCGGTCCGAATCGAGTGATTCGAGCGCCTCGACGCCGGCGTCGGCCTCCGAGAGCGTCGCCGCGGCGTCCGCGACCGACGCGCCGTCCAACCGCTCGGCGAGCTCGATGCGACGCTCAAACGCTGTGAGCGGCTCCGGCGACTCCGGCGGCTCCGCTTCGAGTGACTGCGCGGTCTCGTGACCACGCTCCTCAGGGCACCCGACCGCCGCCGACACGTCGGCGTCCGTGGGCTGTTCGGACGGTTCGGGACGTTCGGGGCGAGTCCGAGGTTCGGAACTCGGAAGCGGCTCTCGGCGCTCACCATCTGACGCGTCGCTCGTCGTGCTGGGTGTCGGTTCGGGCGTCTCCGGCTCCAGCGTCGGCGGCAGGTCAGAAGCGACGGGAACTGCATCGGCCGGCGGCCGCGCCGAACCGAGCGTTCGAACCGCATCGTCGGGCGTCGAGCCCGTGGTCCGCTCCGCGCCGTCGGCGCGGCCGAGCGCGCTCACGTCGACCGCGCGGTCGGGGAGGTCTTGAGCTCCCGGAGCGTCGGCCGTCGACGACGGGGAGACGGCGTAGCCGAGCGCGACCGTCGAGCCCGCGGGGACGACACCTTCGAATCCGTCGTCGTCCCAGCCGGCTTCGGGAACGCCGGCGCGACGCGGCGGGAGCACCGACCCGTCGAGTCGGTTACGAAGCCTGACGCGACGGTCGACCGGCGCGTCGTTGTGGACTCGGACCGAGACGAGGGCGACGCCGTCGTCTACGGCCACGTCGATATCGGAGTGCATGGCGGGGCTGGCCGCCGCTTCGTATATAAATCAACGCCCGATGTGGCTCGCTCACTCGCCGTTCGGCCGGCATCTGACGACCGGCGCGTCGAGCCAGTTCGCTGCGGCCTCGGCGTCCGAAACTCGGTCGCACGCGACGGCCACCGGCGCGGACAGGTCGGCGAGGCGGACGGCGGCCAGCGCGTACGCGACGGGGTCAGCTTCGAGGTCGGCCACCGGGGCAGACGACTCCGAAGTCGCCATCAGCGACGGAGCCGCCGCGAGGCCCCGAAGCGCCGCCTCGAACTCCTCGCCGAGTTCGGCCGCGAAGTACGCCCGCGCCTCTCGGCGACGGTTCTCGACCGCGTCTTCGAGTTTGAGTCGTGCCTCGCGACTGTCTCGCTCGGTTCGGGCCGCCCGTTCGAGCGCCGAGAGCCGCTGTTCGGCCGCGACGCGTTCGGTTTCGACCTCGGAGAGTTCGGTCGCGACCGCCACGAGTTCCGATTGCGCTGTCTCAGTCGCCTCGTCGTCGCCGGCGTCTCGGTGAGCATTCACCCGCCCGCGAAGGGTTGCGACGCGCTCTCTGAGTCGAGACTCGTCCTCGCCGGCGGCGGCGACGCGGCGGCGGGCCTCGCGGAGCGCGGCCGCGGACGTGTCGGCGCGCTCGCGTTCGTCCGCTTCCGACTCCTCGGCCGCACGGTCGCGGCGCTCGGCGAGCTTCGCTTCGAGTCGGGCGAGGTCGTCGGCGACGGGAGAGCGAAGCCCGCGGGACCGGCCGACCGCCGCGAGGAGCCACCCGCGGGACGGTGTCGGCTTCGAGACGGGAATCCGACCGAGGCGGTCGTACCCGGGACCCGGCTGCGGACAGTCGATTCGGAGCGCGCCAGTCGCGTCGCCCCCGTCGTCCCCTACCGCGGCGACGACCTCGTCGGCACCGACGTCGAACGGTCCGTCGGCGAGGTCGATGGCCGGCCCTTCGCGGACGGTCCCGTCGGGGAGTCGAAGCCTCATAGCTCGCGGCGCTTCATCTCCGCGGCCGAGGGGTGGTCGGTTCCCGAAGCGAACTTGCTGTACGGCGTCGCCGGCGACTCGCGGTCCTCGTAGGCGGCCGCCGCCTCGCGGACTGCATCGGGGACCGCCGCGAACTCGTTGAACGGTTCGGTTCGTTCGATTTGCACGGCCTCGTCGTGTTTCTCCCGAAGCCGAAGCGCGAGGAAGGCGGCCAACTCCGTCTCGTCGAACAGCGCGGCGCGACCCAGTCGGCGGACCACGACCTCGTCGTGGGTCCGACAGATGTTCCGAAGCGTCGTCCGCGCCGCCTGCGAGTAGGTCACGACCAACAGCACGCACGCTGGGTCACGGAGTCGGGAGAAAAATCGTTCGACAGCGGCGTTCTCGCGTCAATCGACTGTCACAGACGGGAGCGGCGGCGGTGGTGCGCGTAGCGCGTCCATCGGATTCGAACCTCCGCGCGACTCGCCTCAGACGCGCTCGACGGAGAACGTCACGTCGTCGGCGTCGCCGGCCGCCTCGTCGAGCAGGTCTCTGACCCGCGTCCGCGCGTCGCCCTCGTCGGCGGCGAGGACGACGAGTCCCTCCGCGCGGTCGTCGCCGACGGCCGTCCACGCGTCGAGCGTCCCGTCCCCGGCGTCGTCTTCGAACTCCGTCGCGAACGTCCGGAGGACGGTCACGACGCGCCGCTCGGTGCTGGCGAGGTCCGCGTCGCCCGATTCGAGGTCGCGGATGGCGTCTTCGATGTTGCGGATGGCGGAGATTCGGTCCATCGGTCGTCTGTCCCGTCGCCGCACGCTCCACTAAGTTCGTCGGTTCCACGCGGGCCGGTCACAGACGGGTCGCGAGTCGAACGGCCGTCTCACGCTCGCTCGTCCGGCAGCTCCTCGAAGAAGTCGGCGACGAAGGTGAAATGTTCCGCCACGAGGTCGCAGTCCGCGAAGGCCTCGCGGGCCTCGCTTTCGAGGCTGGTCTGCTTTTCGGGGATGTCGTTGTCGCCCGCCGTCGCCGCCTCGTCGAGCACCTCGCTGGCCCGTGCCATCGCGTCGGTGAGGCAGACGAACTCCTCGGAGCGCTCGGCAATCGCCGCCACGGGGTCGCGTTCCGAAACCCGCGCATTCAGGTCCTCGAACGCGCTCATCGCCCGGAAGAACGACCCGGTGGCGTCGCCGTAGCTCTCGCCGAGGTACTCGTCGAATCCGTCCTGTAACCGCCGGATGGCGTTGCGGAACGAGAGGATGTCGTCGGCGAAGGCCGAAATCTGCCCGAACTCCCGCTCGAAGAAGTCGACTTTGCGCCCGTGGTCAGCGGGTTCGAGGCCGGTGAGTTCGTCGAGCGAGTCGGCGTCGGACTCCTTCGTTAAACTGTCGAGCGTGTCTCTCGCGGGTTCGAGCGCCTCCGCTATCTGTTGGACCTGCGTGTCGATGCGGTTGAACTCCTCGCCGTACAGTCTGGACACCGCGTTGTTGGTACGGTAGAACGCCTGATTGGCGTTCTCGTGGGTCTTTCCCGTCCACCAGAGGAACCAGAACGCCCGTCGGAGACGACCGAGGCGCCTTCGCTGGGCGGCGGTCTTGTCGAGTTGGTCGAGCGTGTTGAAGTGGCCGCGCGCGAGGTACAGCGACGCCGCATCGTCCTCGAACGAGAACGGCGTCGTGGCGTTCAGGTCGTGGAAGCCGCCGTCGTCACCCGCCGCGGACGCGAACTCCTCGACCGCGGCGTCGAGGTCCTCCACGGCGAGTCCGAGGATGCGGTCCACTCTGTCCGGCTCCTCTGTCGTCGTCTCGGTCGGCGGCTCCTCCGTCGTCGTCGGTTCTTCAGTCGTGGTCGTAGTCGGAGTTTCCGTCGGCGTCGGCGTGGCAGTCGTCGTCGTCGGCTCTTCCGTCGTCGTCTCCCCACCATCCGCTGACGAGCATCCCGCGAGAAAGAGTGCACCCGCGGTCGCCAGATACGCTCGACGATTCATGCGTACTACATGACTTTCAGATTACATAGGAGTGTTGGTGTAAATAAACGACACGCGTTCGAGAATGTCCACTCGTCGTGACAGTACAGAGTTCGAGACAGTACGGCGTTCGTGACAGTCGGAAAATCGGGGAGAAGGCTCAGGTCGCGCGGTACACGTCGCCGCGGGGCTCGTAGATGTCGCCTTTCATCTTGAGCTTGTCCAGCTGGTCGTTGACCGTCTTCTCGTCCATGTTCAGCTCGCTGTTGGCGCGTTCGAGGACCTCCTCGTGGGGCGCGCCCTCCTCGTACTCTTCCTGCATGGTGCGGATGAGTTCGAGCAGGTTCTTGATGCGGTCGCGCTGGGTCTTCGACCGGCCGGTCTCGACGATGTCGGCGTCGAACTCGCCGGTTTCCGGGTCCATGCCGATGTCGCGCAGACAGGACTCGACGATGCCCGTGACCCGCTCTGCGTCCTCGCGGGTCACCTTGTCCGAGAGGCGGACGCGGGCGGACGCCTCGCCGAGGCGGACGAGCGCTTCGAGCTTCCGGGCGGTGACGGGGACGGGCGCGTCCTCGTCGGCGCCGCGGGCGCGGAAGTCCACGTAGAAGTCGCGGATGACCTGCTTCGCCTCGTCGGTCATCGTCGGGTAGCAGGTGCGCTTCGCGTAGGCGATGTACTTGCGGAGGAGTTCCGCGTCGATGGTGGGCGCGACCTCGTCGGTGACGGCGTCGACCTGCTGTTCCGTGAACTCGGAGTTGGCGACGTTCGTCCGCTGGGTGTTCAACTCGCCCGCGTAGTTGGTCTTGAGGATGTGGTCCGCGAGCTTGGAGTCCTCGTCGGGGTCGGGGTCGTCCGTGACCGTGAAGATGAGGTCGAACCGGGAGATGAGCGCGGGTTCGAGGTCGATCTGCTCGCCGATGGGCTCGTACTGGTCGAAGCGGCCGTACTTCGGGTTCGCCGCGCCGAGGAGCGAACACCGCGACTTGAGCGTCGCGTTGATACCGGCCTTAGAGACCGAAATCTGCTGTTGTTCGAGCCCCTCGTGCATCGCGGAGCGGTCCTCGGGCCGCATCTTGTCCAGCTCGTCGACCGCCGCGATACCCTTGTCCGCGAGGACGAGCGCGCCGGCTTCGAGCGTCCACTGCTGACCGTCGCCGAAGTCGTCGCGGACGGCCGCGGCGGTGAGACCCGCCGAGGACGAACCCTTACCGGACGTGTAGACCGACCGTGGCGCTATATGTCGGATGTATGACAACATCTGGGAGTTGTGCGAGACGAGCCCGTTGGAAACGTAGCTGTGTGTTCCCTCCACTTCGAGGTCGTACACCCACTCTTCGGCGGGTTCGACGAGCTCTATCGACTGAATCCGCTCCCATGCGACGTTGCCATCGACGAGCGACCGGAGCTCAGAGACGCGGTCTGCAACCGAGCGGCCCCCATCAGCGACCGCTCGTGACTCTTCGCCGTCTCGGCTCTGCAGTGCATCTTCGAACGCCGAGACGACACAGGAGAGGCTTCCGCGACTCGGGGTGCGGTCGCCTCGTTCGTAGTGCTGGTACGTCGACCGCGGAAGGCCACACTCGGCCTGCGTGAGCCCGAGCGCCTCGCGGAGTTCCCGAAGCTCTCCGCCGGCGGGAATCAAGTCGGTGTTCGTGTTCCCGTTGGTTCCCACGAATTCGGTGGTCGCAAGGGACTTCCGCTCGGTTACGAATCCGATTTCGTCGACGTACGTCCGGAAGTCGTTGCCGCTGATTCGGAGCCGGTAGCTCCCGTTTTGTCGTGGGCGCAGTTGCGACCGGATACCAGCCGTGAGCAGGAGCGTCCGGACGTCTTCGAGGAGTTCACGACTCATCGAGGCGACCGTTATCTCTCGTTGGCTCGCCGAGACGTGGCCTTCGCCTTCGATGAGCGCGCGGAGGAACGCCCGGCCGGTGTTCGCACTTGCCGACATGAGCTGTTCCGGGATTCGTTGCTCGGCCGAACCCGCCAAGAGTGCCGGGGAGAGGTTTTCGAGGAAGCTAACGAGCTCGCCGGACCCACAGATGACCTCACGCGCGCTCTTTTCTTCGTGCGGGGACCGCTCGAAGTGGTTGACGCCGAGACGGTCGAACGCGTCTGCCACGTCGTCGAGCACTTCGCGGTCGTTGTTCGTTACGGAGACGAACCCGGTCGCATCGTCGCGCTGTTCGACGTACCCCTCAGCGACGATGTAGCCGATGAGCCGAGCGAGCCAGGGCTCCCACTCGTCTGGGAGTTCGAGTCGAATCGCGTTATGCGACTTCGATCGCCGGAAGTCGACGTCGAGTTCGTCCCGACCCGTCACCGGGAGCGAGTGCGGTGCCGCGAGGAACTCTCCTTCGGTTAAGCCGTCCGCCCTGACTGCGGTCGTCATCCCGTCGGTTCGGGTGAACAACGGGTGGGAGGGAGTGACCTCGATTTCGCGGCCGGTGTTCGTCTGGATACGGAGCATCCGGTCTGGGGCCTCTCGCTTCCAGACTTTCGTCGCCTGACGCGGCGTGAGCGTTCCGTCGGGGCCGAGTGACGGGACGGTGAAGTCCGCGGTGTCCCAGACGCCGTCGTCGATTGGTTTCGGATCGTCAAGGTTCGATTCGACCAACTCTCGAATCGACACGTCGCGCCCGTCGGCGAGCGTGACTCGCGTATCACCGTCGACACACTTCCCGGTACCAGGGTCCCCTATCAGCAGCATGTGCAGGTCGCCGCGAATCCGCGACCCGTCGGGCAGGTGTTTCGTGACGCCCGAGAACAGCTGGAGAATCATGGCCATCTTCTCCTGCTCGTAGCCGTAGATGGCGGGCGCGACGGACTCGACCATCTTCTCGTAGATGGCCGGGTCGTTCGAGAGTTCGACGATTTCGGCCACGTCCTCGTCGGATATCTCCATGTCCTCGAACTCCTCGTCCTCGATGGTGAGCGAGATGCCCTCCATGTAGTAGTCGAAGACGGGCGTCTTCTCGTTGCCCGAGGTCTGCTGTTCGATGTGGAGGACGCCGACAGCGGTGACATGGTCGCCGGCGGTGACCTTGCCGGTCACGTCGTCCGAGAGGTTGATGTCGATGCTCTGCGGCGTCTCGCCCCCGCGCAGGCCCTCGGGGGACTCCTGGACGCGCAGCTTCTGGGAGTCGATGAAGTTCGACTGGTCGAAGTCGATGCGGAACGGCCCCTGACGCTCGCATCCCTGACACTCGTGTGGCTCCTGAAAGCCGCCGTCGCCCTGCGGGATGTAGCTCATCGTCCCGCAGCGCTGGCACTCGAAGGCGGCCTCCGTGATTTTCGGGCGCACGTCGGTCGCCTTGCGGACGATTCCCTGCACCGAGATGAGCGTCCCGATGTGGTCGTCGTTGACTCGGATGTTCCGGATGTCGACCGTCTCGGGGAGGTTGCGCATCCGGACGTGCGCCTGCCCGAGCTTCACGTCCGCGGGGAGGTCGAACAGGCGCAGCGCCTCCTCCGCGTACTCCTGGAACTGGCCGGGCTTCGTGATATAGTCGTCTGCGAGTTCCGCGTCGAACCGATAGAGGTCGTCGTAATCGATGTACAGCGACCGTTTTTCTTTCGGGTACTGCTGTGCGAGTTTTCCGATTTCCTCTCGATAGTAGTTGCGGTAGAACTCGATGAACCGCTCCGTCAGGTCTCGGTTCTGGGGGGCCTGCGCCATCGCACAAGGGTATGTCCCCAATCGGTTAAGAACCTTCGTCGTTCGGCCGACCCTCCGCCGTCCCGACGGGTCGGCCGCGCGTCGGGACTCGCGCGGCCCGACGGGTCACAGCGCCCGCCCGCTACAGCGACACGTCGGTCTCGATGTCCTCGGTCGCCTCGCGGAGACCGTCGCGGCGGGCGTCCTCGGCCATCCGGTTCGAGAGGTCGTCGTCGGTCAACAGCTCCGCGAACTCGTCGCGGAAGCGGTAGTTGGCCCGGCTCGAACGGATGTCCGCCTCGGCGACGGGGCGGCACTCGGCGACGACTTCGACGGGCACATCGAGCGTCTCGGCGATGGTCTCGTCGTCCGCGCCGTCGACGAGCAGGTTGTCGAAGCGGTCGGCGTCGAACGGGAACTCGCGGTCGGCGTCGCGGACGAGGTGGAGGTCGAACCGGGCGGTGCGAACCGCCTCGGGCGACGCGTCGAGTTCGACCGCGAGGTTGGCGTCCGCGTCGCCGTCGAAGAAGCCGACGACGAGGGCGACGAGCGCGTCGTCGTCGAACTCGGTGTCGAACGCGTAGCGCTCGCGCATCGTCGTCACGATGTCGCGGACGCGCTCGCGAACCGCTTCGGGGTCGTCAACGTCGGCGAGCGACCCGCGCGACTCGGACTGCTGTTCGGTCACGGTGTCCGACCCGGTCGCCTCGATGAAGATGTCGCGGAGTTCGGCGGTCTTTTCGTCCATACCCGGAGAATGGCACGCCCAGCGTCTTTAATGATGCTGACCCGAGAGCCGCCGAGCGCCGGAGAGACGACTCGAACTGGCCGACGGGACCGAGGACCGACCCCGCCACGGACTCTGTAAACCGATAAGTTAAACAGGGTTTACGAGACAGCGATGGGCATGGCAACCGAACACGAGTCAGTCGAACTCGTCGGCGACGAACTCGTCGGCAACATCGCCCGCGCTGCCCTGTTCGCGGCGCTCATGGGCGCGGGCAGTTACGTCTCGTTCCCGAACCCCGTCTCGCCGATTCCGGTGACGATGCAGGTGCTCGTCGTCTTCCTCGCGGGCATCTTCCTCGGCCCCGTCTGGGGCGGCGGCTCCATCGCGCTCTACCTCGCCGCGGGCGGTCTCGGCGCGCCGGTGTTCGCCGGCGGCTCCGCCGGGCTCGCGCCGCTCGTTGGGCCGACCGCCGGCTACCTCTGGTCGTACCCGGTCGCCGCAGTCATCGTCGGCCTCGTCGTCCACGGCGGCGTCGACATCGGCGACTACCGCGTGAGCACCGCCCGGCTCGTCGGCGCGATGGTCGCCGGCACTGTCGTCGTCTACGCCTTCGGGACGCTCGGCTTCGCGTACGTCCAGAGCGTCGGCCTCGAATCCGCCTTCTGGACGGCTTCCGCCGCGTTCATCCCCGCCGAGGCGTTCAAAATCGCCGCCGCGGTCGGCATCGTCCGCTCCGACGCCATCGCCGCCCAGTAGATGATTCGCGTCGACGGCCTCGTCCACCGGTACGGTGACACCGTCGCGGTCGATGGCGTGGACCTCGCCATCGACGACGGCGAGTGCGTCGTCGTCGCGGGCGCGAACGGCTCCGGCAAGACCACGCTCGTTCGCCACTTCAACGGCCTACTTGACCCCGACGAGGGCTCGGTCTCTGTCAACGGCCGGTCCGTCTCGGACCACCTCGTCGCCGCCCGGACCGCGGTGGCGATGGTGTTCCAGCACCCCGAAGACCAACTCGTCGCGGCGACCATCGGCGCTGACGTGGCGTTCGGCCCGGAGAACCTCGGGCTCGACCGCGACGAAATCGACCGCCGCGTCCGCGAGTCGCTCGCCGCGGTCAACCTCGACGGTCGGAAAGACGAGCGCGTCGACGCCCTCTCCGGCGGTGAGGTCGAGCGCCTCGCCATCGCCGGCGCGTTGGCGATGCGACCCGACCACCTCGTCTTGGACGAACCGTTCACCGGCCTCGACGAACCCGCCCGTCGCTCCGTGCTCGCGCGCCTCCGCGACCTCCGCGCCGCGGGGACGAGCCTCGTCGTCGTCACGCACGACCTGCGCGACGTCGCCGAACTGGCCGACCGCGTGGTCGTCCTCGCCGACGGCGACGTCGCCCTCGACGCCGCGCCCGACGAGGCCGCAGACCGCCTCCCCGACCTCGACGTTCGCCCGCCGTGTTGACCTACGAACCGGGCGACACCCTCGCCCACCGGCTCGACCCGCGGACCAAACTCGCGGTGCAGGTCGCCTTCGCGGCGGCCGGCTTCGCGCATACCACACCCACCGGGCTCGTCGCCCTCGGCGTCGTCGCCGCGGGCTGTCTCCGCGCCGCCGACACCTCGCCGGTGTCCGCCCTCAGCGACCTCCGCTACGCGATTCCGTTCCTCGCGCTCGGCCCGCTGGTCGAGGCCGCCCGCCTCGGCGCGCCGTGGTTCGACCCCGAGGCGGCCGTGGACCCGGCGCTCGCCAGCGTCCGCGTGCTGCTCGTCTTCTTCGTCGCTGCGGCGTACGTCAGAACGACGCCCGTACGCGAGTCCCGCGCGGCGATTCAGCGGCTCGTTCCGGGTCGCGTCGGCGTCGCGCTCGGCGTCAGTATCGCCCTCGTCTTCCGGTTTCTCCCCTTGGTCCGCCGCGACCTGCGCCGCGTCCGCGAGGCGCAGGCGGCCCGCCTCGGGAGCGAGCGACGGCTGGACGAACGGCTCTCGCTCGTCGCCGCCGGCGGTCTCCGGCGGTCGTTCGCGCGGGCCGACGCCCTCGCGCTCGCGCTCCGCGCGCGGTGTTTCGCGTGGAACCCGACGCTCCCCGAGATTCGGTTCGGCCGGCGTGACGCGCCCGGAGTCGTCCTCGCCGCCGCGCTCCTCGCGAGTGCCGCGCTCTGAGGCCACCGGGGCGCTCGTAATCCGCCGACCGACACGCCTCGGGTGGCAAGATTTAACCCTCCGTTCTCCGGTGATTGATTATGGACTTTGCGGCACAGGCGGATGTTACCCGGGAGACGTTCTGGACGATTAGTCCGGTCGGCGAGGCGCTCTTCTACGGCCTCGCCGCCATCGCGTCGCTCGTGTTCCTCTACGGGGTGTACGAGCGGTTCGCGCGATACGCGCGGGGTGGTGAAGACTCGTTCGACCGGCTATCTGACCTGCCGGGGCGGACGGTTCGGGCGGCGAAAGTGGTGTTCTCCAACGAAAAGCAGTTCAAGCGCGACCGGTTCGCCGGCGTGATGCACGCGTTCATCATGTGGGGCTTCCTGACGCTCCTCATCGGGACGACCATCCTCGCCATCGACATCGACGTGTGGCGGCGGGTGACTGGCAGTTCCTTCTTCGTCGGCGACTTCTACCTCTCGTACTCGTTCGTCATGGACCTCATGGGCCTGTTGTTCGTCGTCGGCGTCGGGATGGCGCTGTGGCGTCGCTACGGGGTCCGACACCCGCGGCTGTGGGGCAAACACACCGGCTTCGAGGACGCCGCGTTCGTCTGGACGCTCTTTTTCCTCGGCGTCGGCGGCTACGTCCTCGAGGGCATCCGCATCGTCGGCACCGAGTTCCCCGAGTTCGAGACGGTGAGCTTCGTCGGCTACTTCGTCGCCCTCGTGTTCGACGCCGCGGGCATGGGTCAGGGCCTCGCACAGACGCTCTACTGGTTCGGCTGGTGGTCCCACGCGCTCCTCGCCT contains the following coding sequences:
- a CDS encoding energy-coupling factor ABC transporter ATP-binding protein, translated to MIRVDGLVHRYGDTVAVDGVDLAIDDGECVVVAGANGSGKTTLVRHFNGLLDPDEGSVSVNGRSVSDHLVAARTAVAMVFQHPEDQLVAATIGADVAFGPENLGLDRDEIDRRVRESLAAVNLDGRKDERVDALSGGEVERLAIAGALAMRPDHLVLDEPFTGLDEPARRSVLARLRDLRAAGTSLVVVTHDLRDVAELADRVVVLADGDVALDAAPDEAADRLPDLDVRPPC
- a CDS encoding biotin transporter BioY, with protein sequence MATEHESVELVGDELVGNIARAALFAALMGAGSYVSFPNPVSPIPVTMQVLVVFLAGIFLGPVWGGGSIALYLAAGGLGAPVFAGGSAGLAPLVGPTAGYLWSYPVAAVIVGLVVHGGVDIGDYRVSTARLVGAMVAGTVVVYAFGTLGFAYVQSVGLESAFWTASAAFIPAEAFKIAAAVGIVRSDAIAAQ
- a CDS encoding energy-coupling factor transporter transmembrane protein EcfT, with product MLTYEPGDTLAHRLDPRTKLAVQVAFAAAGFAHTTPTGLVALGVVAAGCLRAADTSPVSALSDLRYAIPFLALGPLVEAARLGAPWFDPEAAVDPALASVRVLLVFFVAAAYVRTTPVRESRAAIQRLVPGRVGVALGVSIALVFRFLPLVRRDLRRVREAQAARLGSERRLDERLSLVAAGGLRRSFARADALALALRARCFAWNPTLPEIRFGRRDAPGVVLAAALLASAAL
- a CDS encoding conditioned medium-induced protein 4, which encodes MDEKTAELRDIFIEATGSDTVTEQQSESRGSLADVDDPEAVRERVRDIVTTMRERYAFDTEFDDDALVALVVGFFDGDADANLAVELDASPEAVRTARFDLHLVRDADREFPFDADRFDNLLVDGADDETIAETLDVPVEVVAECRPVAEADIRSSRANYRFRDEFAELLTDDDLSNRMAEDARRDGLREATEDIETDVSL
- a CDS encoding transcription initiation factor IIB family protein yields the protein MSEARSPQGCPECDGHLGFEAGETVCTDCGLVVSEYRIDHGPEWRSFADDDRNPARTGAPLTRSRHDRGLSTEIGRSTRIKGRKRRQFARMRRQHNRARISTKRERNQVYAFTEIRRVTSALSLPNHIRDQACSLFESAQNEDLLRGRSLEGFAAACVYAACRVAGVSRSVEEVCDVSKATESEHQAAYGALNRDLGLPVAPADPTEYLPRFATKLDLDSDTERRAREYVAEARDEGVVGGKNPCGVAAACLYTAARDRGEDCTQAEAADVADVTPVTLRKTYVALRE
- a CDS encoding P-loop NTPase produces the protein MILAVVSGKGGVGKSTLSFELAAELGAVVVDADLGMANLPYAPGPDLHDVLAGRADPLEAVRSGGPVSILPCGRTLAGARAADVRLLADALHAVEAAYGDVVVDCPAGMRADAGVPLTIADACVVVASPKGYALADAVRTRELARELGCGLAAVAVNRVVDEVPLDAFADVLGAPATEIPADSRLAEAVERFDPVVASSPESLPSSRIRELADAVRVSGR
- a CDS encoding LAGLIDADG family homing endonuclease produces the protein MAQAPQNRDLTERFIEFYRNYYREEIGKLAQQYPKEKRSLYIDYDDLYRFDAELADDYITKPGQFQEYAEEALRLFDLPADVKLGQAHVRMRNLPETVDIRNIRVNDDHIGTLISVQGIVRKATDVRPKITEAAFECQRCGTMSYIPQGDGGFQEPHECQGCERQGPFRIDFDQSNFIDSQKLRVQESPEGLRGGETPQSIDINLSDDVTGKVTAGDHVTAVGVLHIEQQTSGNEKTPVFDYYMEGISLTIEDEEFEDMEISDEDVAEIVELSNDPAIYEKMVESVAPAIYGYEQEKMAMILQLFSGVTKHLPDGSRIRGDLHMLLIGDPGTGKCVDGDTRVTLADGRDVSIRELVESNLDDPKPIDDGVWDTADFTVPSLGPDGTLTPRQATKVWKREAPDRMLRIQTNTGREIEVTPSHPLFTRTDGMTTAVRADGLTEGEFLAAPHSLPVTGRDELDVDFRRSKSHNAIRLELPDEWEPWLARLIGYIVAEGYVEQRDDATGFVSVTNNDREVLDDVADAFDRLGVNHFERSPHEEKSAREVICGSGELVSFLENLSPALLAGSAEQRIPEQLMSASANTGRAFLRALIEGEGHVSASQREITVASMSRELLEDVRTLLLTAGIRSQLRPRQNGSYRLRISGNDFRTYVDEIGFVTERKSLATTEFVGTNGNTNTDLIPAGGELRELREALGLTQAECGLPRSTYQHYERGDRTPSRGSLSCVVSAFEDALQSRDGEESRAVADGGRSVADRVSELRSLVDGNVAWERIQSIELVEPAEEWVYDLEVEGTHSYVSNGLVSHNSQMLSYIRHIAPRSVYTSGKGSSSAGLTAAAVRDDFGDGQQWTLEAGALVLADKGIAAVDELDKMRPEDRSAMHEGLEQQQISVSKAGINATLKSRCSLLGAANPKYGRFDQYEPIGEQIDLEPALISRFDLIFTVTDDPDPDEDSKLADHILKTNYAGELNTQRTNVANSEFTEQQVDAVTDEVAPTIDAELLRKYIAYAKRTCYPTMTDEAKQVIRDFYVDFRARGADEDAPVPVTARKLEALVRLGEASARVRLSDKVTREDAERVTGIVESCLRDIGMDPETGEFDADIVETGRSKTQRDRIKNLLELIRTMQEEYEEGAPHEEVLERANSELNMDEKTVNDQLDKLKMKGDIYEPRGDVYRAT